The Natranaerobius trueperi genome segment GATATGATGACATATCCAAAAGATACGAGGCATTGCACTCAAACCATTGAACCGCCAAGTACCGGACGGTATGCTTGGTGGTGTGAGAGGTCGGTAGATAAATTAATTATCTACCTCCTACTCGATTTTCTTTCCCTTTTTTGGAGGAGATAAATATGAAAAATAATAAAACAATTAATTATAATATAAATGAAAATACTGAGATAAGAGGAGAAAAAACAAATACCCCAAACAATTTTCTAAAACGAGAATGGTTTGAAATCTGGAAGGGAAATCCACCTGGACTTCCCCTTCTCATCTTGGGTTTTAGTATTTCACTAGTTATGATAGTTCCGATTATTTATGTTATCTTGCAATCTATTTCAGCCGGAACAAGTAGCTGGATGCGCCTACTTGATGACAGGATACCGCAATTATTATGGAGTACTATTTCTCTTACTGTTGCTGTAACAGTCTGTGCTATACTAATTGGAGTATCTTTAGCCTGGATAGTTGTTCGGACAGATATACCAGGAAGAAAAATGTGGCAGTGGTTGTTAGCTCTTCCGTTAGTTATACCACCTTATGTAGGAGCAGTTACCTTTATTATTGTGTTCGGTCCTAGTGGTTGGTTACAGGATTTTTGGTCAAATTCATCGCTAGTAACCAATTTAGTTGGTAATTATCCCTTTGATATTTATTCTTTTTGGGGTGTATTTTTAGTACTCATCTTGTTCACTTACCCATATGTATTTTTAATTACAAGTGCTTCACTTTGTAAAATGAATCGTAGCTTCGAAGAAGTGGCTCGTGCTCAAGGTATGGGTACTTTTGAGATTTTTAGGAAAGTAAATTTACCAATGTTAAGACCCGCTATTGGTGCAGGTGGTATTTTGGTTTCACTTTATGTACTTTCTGACTTTGGGGCTATAGCTATGCTTAGATATGTTACTTTTACTGCTGCTATATACTTTCAAAGAGCTGGGTTTGATACGGCTTCAGCTTCAGTATTAAGTTTAGTGCTTATATTAATAACTGTAATTATACTCTGGTTTGAATCTCGTACTAGAAGAAAAAATAAATTTTATCAAACTTCTAACAGTTTTAAAAAACCTAGTATTTTAGAATTAGGCAAGTGGAAACTTGTAGCTTTTCTGTATGTAAGCTTAATTCTTCTATTTTCTGTTGTGATACCTGTTACTGTCTTAATTTATTGGTCAAATATTGGTATCCAAATGGGAGCTTTAGATTCAGATTTCTTTGGTTATGCTTTTAATAGTTTGTTAGTTTCTAGTATTGCAGCTATAATTTGTATGTTATTTACTATGCCGATAATATATTTGAAGTCTAGATATCCTTCAAAAATTTCTAGTATTATTGATAAATTTAGTTATGCCGGGTATGCACTACCAGGAGTAATAGTAGCTTTGGGTTTTGTCTTTATATTTAATAACCACCTTCCATGGATTTATGGAACTTTTTATATGATAGCTTTAGCTTTAGTTGTACGGTTTTTACCTCAGGCGTTACAGGCTGGAGAAGCATCTTTGGGTTTGATATCACCTAAAATTGATGAGGCTGCACGTAGTTTAGGATATCCGCCATGGAAGGTTATGTTTAAAGTTATCCTTCCGAATATGTTACCAGGAATTCTATCTGGTGGTGCTTTGGTTTTTGTTAGTTCAATTAAAGAACTGCCTGCAAGCCTTATGTTAAGACCAGCAGGATTTGACACTTTAGCAGTAAGAGTTTACTACGAAGCTCACGAAGGAATTTATCACTTAGCAGCACCAGGGGCGTTAATAATTATTTTGGTTTCAATTATACCTTTAAAGTATATGTTAACTAAATATTAGGAGGTGAGGAGTATGAATACAATAGAGTTAAATGGAGTTAGTAAGACATATATTGGATCTAGAGATCCGGCTGTGAATGATATTAATCTTACTGTTGAAAAAGGATCTATAATAACATTACTTGGACCTAGTGGTTGTGGAAAATCAACCACTCTTAGATTAATCGCAGGATTTGAGCGACCTGAAACAGGAAGGATAGCTTTAGAAGAAAAAATCGTAAGTGATAATAAAACATGGGTTCCTCCGGAAAAACGGGGAGTAGGAATGGTCTTTCAAGATTATGCTCTTTTTCCTCACCTCAATGTTTTTGATAATATAGGCTTTGGCTATAAAGGAAAAGACCGAAAAAATAGAGTTATGGAAGTTCTAGATTTAGTTGGTTTGAAAGGATATGAAAAACGTTATCCACATGAATTGTCAGGTGGACAGCAACAAAGGGTAGCTCTAGCGAGGGCACTTGCACCTAAGCCAGTTGTGGTATTATTAGATGAACCCTTTAGTAATTTAGATGCTGATATGCGTACTAATATGCGTATTGAAGTTAAACGAATTATTAAAGAGGCAGGAGCAACTGCAGTTCTTGTTTCTCACGATCAGAAAGATGCACTAGCTATTTCAGATAGGATAGTAGTTATGAATGAAGGTATAGTTCAACAGTGCGGAACACCAAAAGAAATTTATCAATACCCGGAAAATAA includes the following:
- a CDS encoding ABC transporter permease, whose product is MKNNKTINYNINENTEIRGEKTNTPNNFLKREWFEIWKGNPPGLPLLILGFSISLVMIVPIIYVILQSISAGTSSWMRLLDDRIPQLLWSTISLTVAVTVCAILIGVSLAWIVVRTDIPGRKMWQWLLALPLVIPPYVGAVTFIIVFGPSGWLQDFWSNSSLVTNLVGNYPFDIYSFWGVFLVLILFTYPYVFLITSASLCKMNRSFEEVARAQGMGTFEIFRKVNLPMLRPAIGAGGILVSLYVLSDFGAIAMLRYVTFTAAIYFQRAGFDTASASVLSLVLILITVIILWFESRTRRKNKFYQTSNSFKKPSILELGKWKLVAFLYVSLILLFSVVIPVTVLIYWSNIGIQMGALDSDFFGYAFNSLLVSSIAAIICMLFTMPIIYLKSRYPSKISSIIDKFSYAGYALPGVIVALGFVFIFNNHLPWIYGTFYMIALALVVRFLPQALQAGEASLGLISPKIDEAARSLGYPPWKVMFKVILPNMLPGILSGGALVFVSSIKELPASLMLRPAGFDTLAVRVYYEAHEGIYHLAAPGALIIILVSIIPLKYMLTKY
- a CDS encoding ABC transporter ATP-binding protein yields the protein MNTIELNGVSKTYIGSRDPAVNDINLTVEKGSIITLLGPSGCGKSTTLRLIAGFERPETGRIALEEKIVSDNKTWVPPEKRGVGMVFQDYALFPHLNVFDNIGFGYKGKDRKNRVMEVLDLVGLKGYEKRYPHELSGGQQQRVALARALAPKPVVVLLDEPFSNLDADMRTNMRIEVKRIIKEAGATAVLVSHDQKDALAISDRIVVMNEGIVQQCGTPKEIYQYPENKFVANFVGQSNILEGKMGKDEQSVITDIGVIPCNHTHGFKEGEEVYISIRPDSLEMDNTGKIAGIIKETIFTGESIDAIVEVELNDGSKKDLLTHIHPEEEVKEGDKVRFKVLPHFVAVIRHD